The DNA sequence TGGCGCCTGTATTGGGCGCGCATGGCATATGAATGTAAAAAACTCGCGGCGCAGGTTGGCGCCGAAAAGAGGTGAGCCCGCGACTAGCAACGTCTTCGGAACGTATAAGCTGACGGTGTTCATGCATTTGCAGGAAGACGGGAGGTGGAAAGTTGGGCGGCCTAGAGGGTCGAGTGCTCGCCGTGCTCGCCCATACCGGCCCAGCTTCCGCCCCTGCGGATTTTTTTCACGGCGATGCTGAGGTGAGTAGCAATGTTCGTTGCTATGTGTACCGATGTCGGGCAGTTACACCGTGGTGAATATTTTGccgttgtgtgcttgtgtgtgtattCTTACAATTCAACACACATGCCAGCACATGATATCCGTACTTTGCAAGAACGGAAATGCTGCCCCACTGCTGTTAGAAACACCCTGTGGTGGATTTCATGACTCGTTAATCCGAAAAGCATTAGCGACGAGTTGTCAAAGCTCCAAGGCACTAGTATGTCGCATGATGGATTAGGAATTGCGTGATAAGTGAAATAGACATTGCAACCAGTTGATGGAACTTAATCACATTATGTCCTGTACTTTATTGTTCCAGGAGGACAGTAGTAGTGAGGAGTCCGCTGAAGTGCCCCCTGCCCCACCAGCAGCTGCGCGCGTCTCGGTGGGCACGGAGCCGGGGACCAGTGGCACTGCACGTAAGGCACTTCAGCAGCTATTGCAATACGAACACATCACTCCAAGCATTATCTATTAAGACCTTAGAAACAGAAATTgtgtatttatattatttacatgGCAAAGAAGAAGTGCCTGCCTAAGGGTCGCTGCAAAATGGAACAATAATGTGACTGTTAACACCATTTGTAATGCAGCGTACAAGCTGAAAGTACTATCAGTGTAGTATTTTATGATGGTGTAGTGCCTTTTTGTTTATGCAAATGGACTGCTCATTTTGTGAACGGTGTGTTGCCGGAATTATTTTTCTGGGCTTCCACCTGATAATGAACCAGTAAAATGTCTATGCAGGATGGAGCGAAATTAGTTTTCTTAACCGCTgtttactgattttatttttacGGACCATCAGCTCGGCAGCAGCCCCGCAGGCCACCCCGACTTCAGGTCCTTACGGACGCCGCATCAAGGACGGCCGCGGACTATGCCCGGCAGAGCCGGTTAGCTGAGGCGGCAAACGCGGAGGCCGCAAGCTTCCACCAGCAGTTGCTGCAGCAACATCGGCAGGTGCGTACAACTTGGCCGGGTCATTTTTTGAAGAGGTGATTAGGGCACATGGTAATAATGTACATTACAACCATGTTACACATGAGAGGCATGTGTAGTCATTTGGCTCATTGGCTCATGCACGTTTATACATCTCCTTTGAGGTGTtctttaacacatagcaacttacAAAACATTTCCATGGTTGCATGTATCGCGACAGCATGATCATAATTTGTTTAACAATTCAACTAGTCACCAATACTGCCTTCTGACAGGCAGAGGCAGCTTGGTATGATTTGTTACGTTTCACACGTTTTTAACATAACAGACCATGTACGTTTGCACGGCCATTTGTCATGTCATATGTGAATGATCTCGCTGCCCTCAAGAGTAACCTTGCTGAAACTGCAAGACTTGCAAACAGTGCAAATCGAGCATTTACATTGCATAACCTGTAGCTAACTAAGTGAATTTGTTTCGCAGCTGGTGGAAGAGCAGCGAGCGACGCGGCAAGTCCTCGAGCAGCTGGTGGCCGAGATGCGTGGTTCGCGAGAGGCGACCACGCTGCGCCAGCTGCTGGCTGCCCTGGCCGACCTGCGCGAGCCGCCTCAGCATTAaggggcagcttttttttttttgccatatcatcctttagtgcttTGTTAGGTACAAGTGTCGCCTAtctatgcatgttttttttttttatgcagcactaaaggatgatatggctGTTTTCCGTAATTTCTGTCcctaatcatatttttttttccaaggtaATTTCTGTCATGTTTATTTTAATATGTAGTGCAAGTTTGCCCAAGTGAGGCATTACGTAACTTATATGTAGACCTTTCGCGTTTCTGTTCATTACCGTGTTTTTTTAGTGTGTCATTTAGTCATTTTGTGTAATTATCTGTGTCCAAGTGAGACGGTATAAGGTATATTTACAATTTTTGTCATATTTTTGCGTTTCTGTTTTTTACCGTATTTTTTTCTCCAAGTTCATTTCATGTGTATTATTCTTTGTCCAAGTGAGACAGTATAAGTTATATTTACAATTTTTGTCATATTTTTGCGTTTCTGTTTTTTACCGTATTTTTTTCTCCAAGTTCATTTCATGTGTATTATTCTTTGTCCAAGTGAGACGGTATAACTTATATGTACATTTTTTGCCGTATTTTCGTTAGGTGTtgttcacttttgttttgctgttactGATATGTTTCAATGTGCGCCGTTCTTCCACGGAAGATACACTGTGCAATCACTTTTACGCCAACTATGACATTGTCTCGCACACATACAGGTGCGCTTAATAACTACAATACTGTGATAACTGGAAATCAATTTTCATGCCATATGTATGTCATGTTTGCAATGTATAACCATTCGTGCCTACGCAAAGTAGCCGAATTAGTATTTTTGTTAACACCAAGTGTACACACCCGAGCAGCAGGAAACGAAAGAGCGCTTTATTGCGAGAAGCATGTGTGTTTATACACAGGCAGGCCAGGCTTGCACATGCGTATCAAGATATTCTTGATGATGAAGCCACTGGTCACACCAAGCACCTGTTACCTGTGGTGGTCGCTGTGATATTTCAGGTGTCCTTACCTATGATAGCAATACAATCTAGTCCCCATTGTAGTTGAGCACAGTTTGCGACGTATGTAACAGAGCCATCGATGTGGCCGCTATTTTGACATTCGCTGCCAGGCTGGTCTTGCAGCCGTTATATGAAATACCGTTTTAGTGCCAAGCATTTTCTCACTTGTCGTTCCTTAGAAGCATGTCATGGCTGCTTTATATTGTGATCTTATTACGGCACTAGTCATTGAAAAGAAACTGTTTTGTGCTACAAACATGCCAACTACATAATAGAGAAGAGATCTTTCTTGCTGTTAAGTTGCTGGATGAAGAAAAATGGTTGTCTGCGAGTTCAAAGAAATGTCGTTATGCTCGTGTCATATTTATGCAATTTAACATCTGCCAACGGCCCAGTGGTAGTGTACTGGGTCCCATGTAGTGAACATCACACGGCTATTTTGGCGCCATGAAGCCATGCTCTGTGTACTTGTCTGTCATTTGCTTTGATGAAAGACGGCATTGAAGATCGAtcacatggttttatttacaatgcagatataaataaacgattttaaacaatgcaagttgcacttgaaatgaatatttacaatttgtgttccttcaatttcagaactatttacatatgtacacTCTCCCAAGGGAGAATAACGCGCTCGACATGCCAGGCGATCATTTTCGGCATAACTTGGCCTTATGTCAAggaactgtgcggtggctgtgtgGCAAAACAGCGCAGGGCCTACAAGGTGCGTGAGCACAGTACACATGGTGGAGCGAGAAGTGTTGTGCTTGGCAGCAGCCCAAATAGGAAGCGAGGAGGCGAAGACCAACATCCTCccatgcacagtgcagatggcggtgacagtgtcggtgatgacagaagcaacagcagcaaATCATTTGGCGAACCCCAGCTGCCCAGAGAAGTAGCTACAACATTCTGCTGATGAACACAAAGTGTTGTATCCACAGGTACTAAATGAAAGGCTCTCATGTAGTGTCACAGTGGAATGATGCAATCATCTCCGGTAGTGACAGCTCACTGGCAGAGGACACGTGAAAACGCTGGTTATGATTGAGCAGATTCTATAAAAAAAGCAGCACGCTATCCACTAATTGcacacatttcttcacattgGTTCCTGCTCTCTATTAGATGTGTAGACAGCAGTAATAAACATCTGCCTGCAGTGTCAGGCACATGTTTATTGCTGCTGTCGGTGCTGCTGTCGACGCAGCCGCCTTCGCACCCTTTGCAGGTATCGCTGGTGCTGCTGCCGTGTCGTGCCAAATGAGCTAATAACATTATCCCGGGCAGCACAGCCTCTCATGTACATCATGCGTGCTGCCCTCACTTGGGGAACTCTCTGTGGGGAGGGGTTGCCACTTTCATcgtcactgctgctgttgctgctgtcatcACTAACATCATCCGACAACACGTCACCTTCATCAAGACACAAGTTgtgcaacactgcacatgctgcaacGATGTTGGCAGCGCGCTCTGGTTGGCAGTGGAGGGCGCGGTACCGCTGAAGGCAGCGAAAGCGGCTCTTCAGAAGCCCAATGCACCGCTCCACTACGGACCGCatggcagcatgtgcagtgttgtacCTGCCTTCTGCAGTGTGTACGGGAGGGTGGCCTGTGACTGGGGTCAGGAGCCATGGTTCCAGGGGGTAGCCGCTGTCACCTGCAGGATCATAAAAAATGGTATGAAATCTGCACAAAGTTTAGTAGGCGAAGCATGGGTCATGTAAAATGCACCTACTACAGAAAggctgcaataaagaaatataCAGGCTGAGCACCTGGCCCAGCTGTGATCACAGATAACAATAGCTGGGACACAGCATCCCTATTTGCAGCAAGGCAGCTTTTTGTGTAGTCTTCATTCACAAATGACTGTCGgtgtaaaaaaagaatgtgacaacGTGTGCACTGTACACTCACATTAAAAATTAGTTTAAAGTAAGGTTTGTTGTCACTTTATTTCGTGCGGATACCATTGGAAAATTTCTACATCTCGCCTATACTTAATAACCTGACTGTAACATAAGGGGTTCGGGCTTCAATATTCTCTTACGCCGCGAGCACGCTTTGCTGCCAGAATTGCAACTGTACAAAATTTTCCCGCTGCTCACCGAGGAGGTGTTCGCCGGCCTTGGCAATATGCCCCTCCAGGAACCGACGACGCAACCACGTAGTTCTCCAGACGTGGGCGTCGTGGTCTGACCCCGGTCGCAGAGGGTCGATGGCGAGGATCCGCATGcctgcgtcgcagatctgacgAGAGCGCGCACAGCATAAGCCACGCGTTGCGATCACGGGCCAATTAGACAAAAATTAAGATACTTACGAACATTGTGTTGAGGGCGTAGTACCCTTTGCGGCACATGAATGCCGCCTTCTGCTCGCCCTTCGGTGCGATGATGGCTATCAGGCTGCCGTCCACGCATCCGATGACGCCGGGAATGGAGCCGCGTCGAAGGAACCCTTCCTTCACGGCCGCCTTCTCCTCCGACGTCCTCGGGAaatggacccacttgttgcgggccccggcgtggacgtttgcctccgccacgcgtcgcacacacttgctgaccgcaggctgggtcacgccgatcgtctcctcgctccctacCGAGGCCTGAAAGCTGCCCGTTGCGAAGAATCGCAACGCGCACAACACTTGCCGCTCCACCGACAGCGCTGAAGTTCTCACGCCTCCGAGTTCCTCCGCCACTTCGtcgcacagccaccgcacagtttctttcttcagGCGAAAGCGCCGCCGAAACTGATCGTCTGGCATGTCAAACGCATCCTCGGGCTCTCTCCTCCCGCGCCCGCACAgaggagccgccgccgccgccgccaaacaAACCACGAAGGCCgccatttttttctattccaaACGGAACGGGGCACTCACCGGCTATTCCACGAATTTGCcgggtttgttcggcataatttagcataatgagtgcgtaaacgtcactttgacgtggcagTTTTTGTGCAttcctgacgtcgcttgacaggcaggaaaAATGGGCGCGGCCTCAAAAAATTAGACCAATGACCGAGCGGTGTCGGCCATGTTGGAATAGAAACAaaacggaatagttttacgttataccggtcCTGTATTCCATACATACTATACAACTAGGAAGACAttacagcatggagcccctctggttgcttTGAAGTTCCGAGAATCGTGCAGCTCTAATTAATATCAATATAAGTGACATTTCCTTTGTATACGTTCcaagtagtacttaatgaactGGATTGTGGAAATAGGCCTAATGCTGATGCTATAAGTTaatttgtcaaaagacattgctacctgatttgtgtgaagcctgtctgcagcACCTTTTTATAAAtttaggtgtataaaaaagggttatattataaacctgatgataaTGTAGTCATTGTAGAGAGATTGtggttcatattttaatgttTGGAACATGAGCCAGAAATACCACCGATGTCACctgccattgttaatgatgtgtggCATGTCCTACATACATTATTCTTAATCTGCTACTGAGCTCACCCCCCCgctttaaatcattgtccaaacAGAAGGAGCATGTAGGTGGCTGTGTTAAGACATGttcattattgcctttcactgaaagccaggacccaagctcttaacagtattcctttgtATTACTTTGTAGAGTAGCAATGCAACTTTCTGTCATCAAGCTTAAtattaaaaagaactggtctgccaaaggcattttcataCTAGCCTAATAATTTACCCGCAGTTTCGTTGCAATAGCGACCCAACATTTTTCACCGCATGCCTTCAattcttagacttttgtccttgcAGTCTGgttttggaattgctgacgtACATAatttcaggcgtgctttctagcaagattggtAGACTTATATTTCCGTCAATTGTATAAGCAATAGTTGTCAGGTGTGTCCCCCcagcttgtgttcccctacttgattctgGAATGAAATAGTGGTACACATTgtggtatgtttaacattttccgtgccttcgacGAGCTAGGTTCGTCCGTGGCTTTTTGCTAAATATGGCCAAAGACAAACTCAGCTCATAAACAGTACTTCGCATTCTCTAGCAATGCtatggacaagccaagatgtgtctcaatgcttagtcaggcttttgatcgaaggcaatgcataatccatagcaggggagagctattagtagagtttgcggaacagaataatatgcggataatgaacaccttcttccgaaAGTGGGAtaaacgaaagtggacgtggaggagcccgaaaggcgagactagaaatgatatagacttcatactctgcactaaccctggcatcatacaagatgtggacgtgctcagcaaggtgcgctgcagtgaccataggatggtaagaacacaaattagcctaaacctgaggagggaacggaagagactggtacataagaagccgatcaatgagttagaggtaagagggaaaatagaggaattccagatcaagctacagaaccggtattcggctttaactcaggaagaggaccttagtgttgaagtaataaacgacaatcttgtgggcatcattaaggagtgtgcaatagaagtcggtggtaactccgttagacaggataccactaagctatcgcaggagacgaaagatctgatcaagaaacgccaatgtctgaaagcctctaaccctacagctagaatagaaatggcagaaatggaatagaaatgaccttcgaagttaatcaacaagcgtaagacagctgaagcaaggaagtataatatggatagaattgaacatgctctcaggaacggagggagcctaaaagcagtgaagaagaaactaggaattggaaagaatcagatgtatgcgttaagacacaaagccggcaatatcattgctaatatggatgagatagttcaagtggctgaggagttctacagagatttacacagtaccagtggcacccacaacgataatggaagagagaatagtctagaggaattcgaaatctcacaggtaatgccggaagaagtaaagagagccttgggagctatgcaaagggggaaggcagctagggacgatcacgtaacagcagatttgttgaaggatagtgggcagattgttctagataaaccggccaccctgtacacgcaatgactcatgacctcgagcgtaccggaatcttggaagaacgctaacgtaatcctaatccataagaaaggggacgccaaagacttgaaaaattatagaccgatcagctatACTGTCAGCTGCCTACAAACTATGtactaaggtaatagcaaatagaatcagaaacaccttagacttctgtcaagcaaaggaccaggcaggattccgtaaagcctactcaacaatataccatattcacactatcaatcaggtgatagagaaacgtgcgggatataaccaacccttatatatagctttcattgattacgagaaagcgtttgattctgtcgaaacctcagcagtcatggaggcattacggaatcagggtgtagacgagccgtatgtaaatatactgagagatatctatagcggctccatcgccaccatagtcctccaaaaagaaagcaacaaaatctcaataaagaaaggcgtcaggcagggagatacgatctctccagtgctattcacagcgtgtttacatgagatattcagagacctagattgggaagaattggggtaaaagttaatggagaatactttagtaacttgtaattcgctgatgatattgccttgcttagtaactcaggcgaccaattacaatgcttgctcactgacctggagaggcaaagcagaagagtgtgtctaaaaattaatctgcagaaaactaaagtaatgtttaacagtcgcggaagagaaaagcaatttataataggtagcgaggcactggaaagggtaagggaatacatctacttagggcaggtaatgacggcggatccggatcatgagacggaaataatcagaagaataagaatgggctggggtgcgtttggcaggcattgtcagatcacgaacagcaggttgcccttatccctcaagagaaaagtgtataatagctgtgtcttactgTACTCACCatcggggcagaaacctgcaggcttacggaaagggttctacttaaattgaggacgacgcaacgagctatggaaagaagaatgatgggtgtaacgttaagggataagaaaagagcagatagggtgagggaacaaacgcgggtaaacgacatcttagttgaaatcaagaaaaagaaatgggcatgggcgggacaagtaatgaggagggaggataaccgatggtcattaagggttacggactggattccaagggaagggaaacgtagcagggggcggcagaaagttgggtgggcggatgagattaagaagtttgcagggacgacatgaccacaattagtacatgaccggggttgtcggagaagtatgggagaggcctttgccgtgccgtgggcgtaaccaggctgatgatgatgatgaatgcataatccatgggacagcacaagaagcaaatttattcgttctgagcaggtaaaacacgttgacaagtgaggttttaaaaatacattagccacttctGGTCAGAATGAAacgaattgtggggttttacatgccaaaaccatgatgattatgaggcacactgtaatgggggattccgcattaattattaccacctgggtttccttaatgtgcgccaaatgcacaatacatgggtgtctttgcattttgcccccatcgtaGTAACAGTGCCACATGGAAGGGGATAAAGAAGCATTTCGTAGTAGATACCGcacgagtgtgcttaactgagctggttAGTGCACGTTTATAATTGATTTTAACAGTGCTGAAGATGGGTGGACAGACAGCGTTAGAGGGGTGAAGCCTCAAAACGCCATAAATTATTTAATATAGTAGCTTTtttacagccacttttgttttccgggaggatactatgccttgatgtcacgacacagtatatggtcatgtgggagcaTGACAGTGCGATGTTACgacactcgctctagctcattcaTTCGTCCACTGCGCTGCTACATTGACCTTCACAATTAGCAGCGCACAAGTCGACCGAGCTAGCTggaggcctcaagagagtgtcAAAGCGTCGCAATGTCCTTCTCCcacatgaccacatactgtgttgtgatgtcactacaCAGTATCCTCCTAgaaaacaaaaccgaaaccggctctaggaaagctattatactaaatcacgcccctccaaggcttgttattatatttttagagctctaaAGCCTTAATTTACCGACTAAAAagaataattgaagatatcatgtcagtaccttTGCAATTGGAACTTTGCAAAAGATGTTCGGCCTAACgtgtattgggtgctttgaataagcatttatggtctGAGGATAtgttgtaaatgccaaagaaaagtcgaAGGGGGATAGCCCCCGGGCATTCttttgttggtaaagtactttatttGAAAAACCTGAAGGAGTTAGGTAACATTTTcttggtgcaaatattggcttgcatagctgtaaTTGGCACAAgaattgttgaagcttgaagGAGCATCGACTCTGTCACGGGCACTCAAGCtgtgggcattccttctctggacaaagacctTGACTGAGGGAGCAGGGTAGAGctgaaaaatattgccgtccattatgaatgcaagggcatactttatgttatgcacaacatacggtaTCTGTAAAGAGTCAACTTGTGCACAGCCATAAAATACATATATGCCTGCTCGTGGACAGACATACATGGCtgccttatacatgacatttagcatgacagcCATCTGGCTTTGCCGAGGTATGCAGTAGTGTAACAGCTATACAAGTGTTGGCAAACTGTATGGCAAAATGtatgcaaattaaagggcaggctattgcttcatgtcaagacaacttgattcagtacaataccagtgcaatttatatctccgtatatctgcccaaaatagactctatttacacattgcacatctgcccacgttaactctgacactactgcacacaaatgtcCATTTGTTTCCCATTGCCGAACTCCTATTTTGGTCACCACTATATaagtttgactaattaataaccttTCTGCTAAGCGAAAACTGCACACATTCAGCTTATCCAAGCCACACATCCCGATTTGTTCACGAGGGACAAATTTtattccatctatttcaggctTTCACGTTGAGTTTGCACGGTTATGCAATTTTGGAGCTGTTTATAATGTTTTATGTATCGTACAGTGGGGCAGTGTTATTTtaatattgtgttcaaaaggaaatccTTTTTTAATATACagtattattttcactcttttcttgcattcgggtgcttgagttgtttcccgcaatttttCTGATTCAAGTGCGTCACTGCCTTTCCAAACTGCCAAGTGCCTTCGCTTCATCCTTGTGCTCTTCTGGATGCTTTCAGTATGATGCCTGTCTGTTCGATGacacacgaaagtgcaaaaactctcctttgacttatcgttctggttctgattctactgccacaccttatctcaaagaatccttgtctcgtttttctgcaagcttcaccccccccccccgctttgttttgcgtttttgtctttaGCACAAATGTTTAACATTTCTTTAGCAGTGGTGCCAGACGGATTATCAGTCCCAGTTAAAGGGAAGCTGTCGCAGTtttcagggcagacacagcacccatttaccgacacagcatagcagacctgcTGACAAAGAATAGAATGGCTTTTGTGGCAAAAATTAAGATTCGCCTCCGAATTTCTGTGCTTTTGGAGCtatgactgttgcttctgcaacgcatctatttgctgtgagaatatcgctactcaagtagtgttaaattcttgcagcattctttagaccgagttacttagcttcatcaatgggcatcctctagtcatgtgaacaaacccagctctatggcctgcttattAAAATCACTGTTGGCATAGCGGATGTGTAACATGCTTTCTTGTCTAATTTGGTGAatcggacctcgagcttcactttactgcagcagatgtccaattcaaagtattcacaagccTTTACCTCACTCTTGTTGCAATCAAACTAAGCTGAACTTAACAACCATTTGTGACATAGACGTAAGTATTCCAtcacttttctttgatgtcagtgtgcaagaatattcccataattctcGGCCACTCAATGTCCCGtatttcagtcttttaggtccctaAGGCACTTGTGAGTGCACAGACAAGGATTCTACGTAACTGTTTGTAAACACCAGCGATCCTCGCAGTTACTCCCATCTTTAATACTGCCATAGTGGTACTGgatgcttgaagggcaaagcttacaaatttcagatgggatgacCCTAGCTTTCCAGCC is a window from the Dermacentor albipictus isolate Rhodes 1998 colony chromosome 6, USDA_Dalb.pri_finalv2, whole genome shotgun sequence genome containing:
- the LOC139047129 gene encoding putative nuclease HARBI1; this translates as MPDDQFRRRFRLKKETVRWLCDEVAEELGGVRTSALSVERQVLCALRFFATGSFQASVGSEETIGVTQPAVSKCVRRVAEANVHAGARNKWVHFPRTSEEKAAVKEGFLRRGSIPGVIGCVDGSLIAIIAPKGEQKAAFMCRKGYYALNTMFICDAGMRILAIDPLRPGSDHDAHVWRTTWLRRRFLEGHIAKAGEHLLGDSGYPLEPWLLTPVTGHPPVHTAEGRYNTAHAAMRSVVERCIGLLKSRFRCLQRYRALHCQPERAANIVAACAVLHNLCLDEGDVLSDDVSDDSSNSSSDDESGNPSPQRVPQVRAARMMYMRGCAARDNVISSFGTTRQQHQRYLQRVRRRLRRQQHRQQQ